TAAAAACCTATTCCCAAAATGATTGCCACCGTTACACCCCAAGTCCAATTCCAATAAACAACTAAAGGTCCCATTAAAATTGCAGCTAATGTCATGAAAATAAGCATCACATATGTCCATAAGTTAAGACTTCGTTGCGCTTTAATATCAGGTACAAATGGAATGGTCCCTTTTACTAAATCATCTAAAGTTACATTGAACAATTCACACATCATTAATAAGTTATGTATGTCTGGTAAGCTTTTGTCATTTTCCCAATTAGAAATACTCTGCCTAGATACATATAACTTTTCAGCAAGATATTCTTGTGAATAACCATCTCGTTCCCTATACTTTTTAATTTGTTTACTCAGATTCAATTACATACGCCTCCAGTCAATT
The genomic region above belongs to Staphylococcus aureus and contains:
- a CDS encoding helix-turn-helix transcriptional regulator, producing the protein MNLSKQIKKYRERDGYSQEYLAEKLYVSRQSISNWENDKSLPDIHNLLMMCELFNVTLDDLVKGTIPFVPDIKAQRSLNLWTYVMLIFMTLAAILMGPLVVYWNWTWGVTVAIILGIGFYASMKIEDLKKVHKMDNYDRIVAFMNGKDPSEVQTTKARNTMTNALSIISVIGILSLIIFLSVYLANKFL